A region of the Chryseobacterium cucumeris genome:
CTTTTTTGTCTCCCAAAAACCCTTTAAGAACTTTGTTTAAAAAACTCATAAATTTTTTGCTTTATGCTTAATGCAAAATGCTTTAAGCGTTTTAAATAACACTTATCGTGTAAATTATATATAAAAAGGGCAAAAAAGCTCTAAGCACGCAGCCTAAAGCTTATCGCTTTATTAATATTCGTCCTCGTTCCAAAGGAAATCCTCGTCAGTAGGATAGTCACTCCATACTTCTTCGATAGATTCATAAATTTCTCCTTCGTCCTCAATGGCCTGAAGGTTTTCTACTACTTCCATTGGTGCACCAGTTCTGATTGCGTAGTCAATAAGCTCTGCTTTTGTCATTGGCCAAGGTGCGTCACTTAGATATGAAGCTAATTCTAATGTCCAGTACATAATTTTCTAATTTTTTGCAAAAGTATAAAAATAGGTTGTATAATAAACTTTTTTATACTTGATTTTCAATTCTTTTTATAATATTTTCTTATAAATGGCTGTCACAAACTAACTGGCAGCTATGTCAGCCATTTACTTATTGTCGTTTTCTCAAAAACCATTCCACAAATTTTTTTATGCCATTTTGGAAGTCTGTGGCCGGATTATACCTTATCAAATCCTTTGCTTTTGTAATATCGGCATTCGTTTTTGTGACATCTCCCGGCTGCATTGGCAGAATTTTTTTGATGGCAGATTTTCCCAATGTCTTTTCAATAGTAGTCACCATTGCAGACAAAGTGATTACCTGGTTTTCACCCAGATTCACAATTTCATAAATTCCTGAATTGTTTTCCAGATAAAGAATAGATTTGGTAATTCCATCAATGATATCATCTATATAAGTGTAGTCTCTGGCAGTATTTCCGTCACCATAGAAAGGAATTTCCTGATTTTCCGAAATAAGCTTTGTGAACTTGTGTATGGCAAGGTCAGGTCTCTGTCTTGGTCCATATACTGTAAAAAACCTGAGCTGGATCATATCTATATGGTATAGATTATGGTAAACATGTCCTATAATTTCTCCGCTTTTCTTGGTAGCAGCATAAGGAGAGATAGGATTGTCTACATTATCTGTTTCCGCAAAGGGAATTTTCTCATTGTTTCCATAAACACTTGATGAAGATGCACAGATGAATTTTTTAATATGGAAATCCTTACACAGTTCCCAAAGATTCATAGTACCTCGTACATTCACTTCCTCGTACTCCAGAGGACGTTCAATAGAAGGGCGAACACCGGCAAGTGCAGCAAGATGGATCACCATGTCAATATGATGATTCTTAAAGATGTTTTCAAGGCCTTTTAGGTCCCTGATATCCTGCCAATAGAGGGAATATTGGTCTGAATGGGTGAGGGAAACCAAACGAGGAATATCCGTCTCTTTATCCGAGAACTCAAAATCCGAATTTTTACCGATTGACTCCAAAGTATTTTTAATTTTTACCTGATAGTCATAGAAATTATCAAAATTGTCAATGTTTATGACAGAATGTCCATTTCTTAATAATCGTTCAACTAAATGGGAACCGATGAACCCACTACCGCCTGTTACAAGATAAACCATTTGTATTTTTTATGATTACAAAAATATAAATTTTACTTTTTGAAAAATATAATCATTAAATTTACTTAAAAAAGTAATATAAATATAATATGCAGTTTCAAGGGCAAATTTTAAAGATGACAAGCTACGATGCTAAGCCAATCCAATACTACCTCAATCTTTCCGGGGATCTGATCCACATGAATGAGCTGTTTGGAAAGGAGTTAAGCATAAAACATACAGGATTCCAGTGCGTAAATTGTGGTGAAAATAAACCAGTTTACAGAATGGGCTTCTGCAAAAACTGTTTTTTTGAAAGCCCTTATGCAAGCGATACCATTATCCGCCCGGAACTTTCTACAGCACATTTAGATATTGCAGAACGCGATCTTGAGATCGAAAAACAAATTCAGCTACAGCCACACACTGTTTATCTGGCCTATACAGGAGATGTAAAAGTAGGGGTAACCAGAAATACACAGATTCCTACAAGATGGATTGATCAGGGTGCAACTTTTGCATTGCCTATCGCAAGAACAGAGAACCGTTACGAAGCAGGAATGATAGAAGTAGCTTTAAAAGAACATCTGGCAGATAAGACCAATTGGAGAAAGATGCTGCAGGATGATTTTGAAGGAGAAGTAGACCTTGCCGATTTCCGACAAAAGATAAAAGAATATTTTCCTGACGATTTCCAGAAATTTTACAGTGATGGTGAAGAGCTGTGGATGTTTGATTATCCTTTTGAAAAACCTGAAAAAGTTTCTTCATTTACTTTGGATAAAAAGCCTGAATTTACAGGAAGGCTTACCGGAATTAAAGGACAGTATCTGGGATTTGAAGGAGGGAACTTTATCAATGTAAGAGGACATGAGGGATATGTAATCGAGCTCGAAATAAAGAACTAGTATTAAATGATAGCCTTAACTTGAATCATAGATATCTTAAGCTAAGGCTATTAAAAGTGAAATTTTATCAGTGGGCATAATAATTTACCCCGCATTCAAGGAATTTTTTGAAATCCTCTTTAGGCATATATCCTGAAACAGGCGTGTTGATTACTTTACCATCAGGAGTAATTAAAACATAGTGAGGCTGAGAGTTGTTGTTAAAGTTCACCTGCTGGAATAAACTCCATCGGTCCCCGATGGTTTTTACCTTCTTGATCTGTCCGTCTCCAAGGTCGATTTTGGTTTTCTGATCCTCAGGAAGCTCTTCCTTATCGTCTACATAGAGAGAAGCCAGTACTACATCGTTCTGAAGAATCGGTAAGATATCTGGTTCGCTCCAAACAAATTCCTCCATTTTTCTACAGTTTTCACAACCGTATCCTGTAAAGTCGATCAGGATTGGTTTATCTTCTTTTTTGGCCAGTTCTACAGCTTTGAAGAAATCGTGCTCCGGATGCATTCCTAAAATTCCGTCTTTTTCATCATGGAAATAGCTTACATTGAGTGGAGGTAAAATTCCACTTAATAACTGAAGTTTCGGACGGTCAGATGGGATTAACCCTTGAACCAGATAGATCACGAAACCAATTCCCAATACCCCTAATATTTTTCTGGTGATAGAGATTTTAGGCTTTTTATCATCATGAGGGAATCTGATCAATCCTAATAAATAGATTGCTAATCCTAAGGCGATAATAATCCAGATGGCAATGAAAAGCTCTCTTTTTAAGAAGAATGTTTTGGATACAAGATCAGCTTTAGACAAGAATTTCAATGCCAATGCCAGTTCTACGAATCCTAAAACTACTTTTACCGTATTCATCCATCCTCCGGATTTCGGAAGGCTTTGTAATGCCTGCGGGAATAATGCCAGCAGTCCAAAAATAATCGCCCATGCCAGCCCGAATCCAGCCAAAGCAAAGGTCAGAAGCATAGGAACATTGGATGAACCTGTTACTGCACTTCCCAGTAAACTTCCTAAAATAGGTCCTGTACAGGAGAAAGAAACAATCACCAACGTTAATGCCATGAAGAAAATACCGATAATTCCTCCCGCTTCTTCCGCTTTGGAAGATTTGTTGGCGATAGAACTTGGCAGCGTGATATCATAATACCCGAAGAAACTTCCGGCAAAGAAGATGAATATGATGAAGAACGCAATGTTCAGCCATACACTTGTGGAAATTTCATTGAAGATATTTCCGGCAATTCCATCAATAATATGGAAAGGAATACTTAATAAAACAAAGATCAGAAGGATAAAAAAGCCATAAATAAGAGCGTCTCTTTTTCCTTTGGCTTTGTTTTTACTTCCTTTGGTAAAGAAAGAAACCGTTAATGGGATCATCGGGAACACACATGGCGTAAGCAAAGCGATTAATCCTCCGATAAATCCAAGGAATAGATACGTCCAGTAATTTTCATCCACTTTGGCAGACGCAGTACCGCAATCTGTCAATGGCTTTTTGAAATCGATGGTTGCAATTTTCAACTGCTTTGGATCCAGTTTTGAAGCTTCTGTGATCGCAGTTTCAGTTTTTGCAGGATTTTCAGTAACGGTCCCGGTAACTTTCACTGAATCCTTTACAGGCGCTGCGTTTTCCTCGGCTGCAGCCTCTTCCGCTGCCCCTTTTGGAGTAACTTTTTGATTGAATTCTAATGTATTGGGAGCCAGGCAAACTCTGTCATCACAAGTCTGATACGTAATCTCGGAAGTGACATCTGCAGGTTTTGTCGGATCTTTTAATTTAAATTTCTGCTTAAATCCGGCAGCATTGGAATAAAAAACAATAGTACCTCCGAATGCTTCAGAAAATTCTTCATGTTTTTTACCTACTTCGGTAAATTTTCCAATCAACTCAATATTCTTTCCTGTCACTTTATACTCCGTTGGAATTCCGGTATCTTCCGGTAAATCTTTGGAGTAAATATGCCATCCGCTTTCCATGGTAGCATTCAATACCGCTTCGTACTGATTGTTTCCCAGATCGTTGATGGTGAATTTAAACTTTACAGGATTTTTTATCTGCGCATTAATTCCTGTCGCTAAAAATAGTAGAATTAATAAAAACCAGTTTCTAAATTTCATTTTATTAAAATAATTTGAATATATGTGATTAATAACTGGTGCTAATACCCAAAGAAAGACCGGCACTCTCAGGAACAAATCTGCAAACACCGCCTACACAAAGCAATCCTCCTCTTTGTCTGCCATAAGAAGCCTGAATTCTTGTACTGTTTTTTCTAAAAACCAGCCCTCCTGTGTAATAGTGCATTTGCTTTTCTTTATCAGAATTTCCGTAATTATAAAGGTCATTGGCGAAGATCGACCAGTTTTTGTTAAAATTATATTCGAAAAGACCGGCAGCCCAATTTCCATGGTAACCGTTTGCCCATTGATGCTGCAGTTCCAGTTTCATAGAACTTTTGGAAAATCTGTAAATATTATCCAGAATAAGGGTCTGTGCTTTTACTTCTCCACTTGTTTCTTCGACTCTGTAGGTGTTGTAGTACTGGTTAATAAATACCAGGGCAACCTTCCATTTATCCTTCAGCCTGGTTCTGATATCAAGACTTTGGTCTGAGTAATATTTTTCTCCTAAAGCAAGAAAATCCGTTTTATAGTCACGGATATCATTAATGTATGATCTGTAGGTTCCCTTTAATCCATACCAGTTTGAAATATTCAGAGAAAGATCAGTTCCGTATTTTCCACCCAATAGTGTTCCCTTTTTTATCTTATAAAAGATGTCTAGCTGGGAACCTATTTCCCCGGATTTCTTTTGAGGAAGAAATGACAGCCTTGGTTGTGCCTGATAAACATAAATATTGGCCAGGCTATAGTCATATTGTTTGGTGAGTGAGGGGATATAATTCAGTACGGAATTATGATAAATATTTCCGATTTGGTCTCGTTGTGAATAAAAATTAAAGTTTTCCAGTCTTCTTAGTCCCGCAATGATTCCGAACCGGTCTGTAGCATAGGAAAGGTTAAGCAGAAAAGCATTGCCTGAAAATATATTATTCGGATCCAATACGTTTACCTGCTTGATATTGTCCTTGGTTTTGTAAAGGTATTCCAATTCCATTGCGAAATTTGAATATTCCATTTTCATTCTGGACGAATAGATACTTACGTTTTTAGGGAATTTGCTGTTTTCCTTATTGTCCTCATATTTATTGACATAGCTGAATCCGATACTGGTATGAAGGTCTTTTGCCTTTATCATATTGTCCAGTTTCAGTTCGCTATCCAGTCCTGTTATTAATCCGTCTGAAAGATTAAATCCTAACCTCTGTTTACCTATTAATGCTTTCATGATGACGGTTTGGCTGGGATCTGTATATTTTATTTTTCCTCCCAGCAGGGAATTTGCAATCCCAAGCTGTTTGTCTTCCCATACACGTAAAGCTAAACCGCTGCCGAACTGCTCATAAAAATGCCCTAATGTGACATCTACTCCCGCCTTTTCGTTATTATAATTAACAAAATAAGTTCCCAGGTTGGTTTTATTCAAAGCCGGTGAGTAATTGAGCAAGGCTTTTGGTTCATAAGCTTCAAGCTGTACCCCTGCTGTGAATTTGTTTAATTTATAGCTGATATTCAGGTAGTTGTTTGATCTTAGCCTTTGTTCTTTTTCGGTTTCGGAGAGTTTTACTTTGCTGTCATCAATATAATATTGTGAATTGGATTCAAGATTTACAGATAACTGGCTAAAAAGACGAATGCTGGTTAATAGAGCAGTTCCATAAATTATTTTTTTTCGCATAATTAATTGCTGGTATTGTATTCTTTAATCTTTTTGATCAGTTCATCTTCATCTCCGGGAGAGTAGCCCACATGAGAATATACCACTTTACCTTTATGGATGAGTATGGTGTGGGGGATACTGTTGATATTCAATGCTCTCTTAAGAGTCTGGTTAGAGTCCAGTAATACCGTGTAGGGCCACCCTTTGCTTTTGACAAGGGTTTTCACTTTTGAAACTGTACGGGCATCATCTGTAGCAGCTGCCAGCAGGGTAAACTTGCTTTCCTTCTTCCAATCTTCGTATTTGTCATTAATAGCAGTAAGTTCCTCCATGCAGGGAAGGCACCAGGTGGCCCAAAAGCTGACAATAACAGGATTGGAGGAATCTATTTTGGAAAAATCGATCCTGTCACCCGATATAGTATTTAAAGAGACATTAGGGATGTCCTGGGCATAAAAAAAGCTTAAGCAAAAAATAAAAAGCCCTGAAAAAGTCATTTTCATCATAAATATTATTTTTAATAATTAAACAAATATTATTTTGCTAATATATAATTAATTATGTAATTTTAATGCGAAATAATCATTAAAACAATCAAAATATTGATTTTATCAAAATTTTAATGTTTAAATTTTAAACTCATTTATTAACAACTCCATATAAAATTTTAGTTTTTATTTAAACCTATTAAAAAATTCAACAAACAATGAAAAAAAAGTTATTATTTCTAAATTGTGTGATTTTATTTTTTTTGTTATTGTCCTCCTGTAGCGGATCGGCAAGCGACGAAGGAGATACTGTTGCGACTTATCTTACCATTTCTTCAGAAGGAGGTAACGAAAAACTATTGGGAAAAAGCTTTACATTCAGAATAAAGGATAATCTCAATAATGACATTACTTCAGAAAGTGAAATTTTTGTCAATAATCAGCTTATAAACGGAAATATCTATACGCCTGTAGAGAAAGGAGCTTATACTATCAGTGCCCGATACAGAAACCTCCCTGCAAATCCTATATCTGTAAATGCTGTCATCAATGACGGAGTCAATTTTAAACATAGAATTTTATACGAAGATTTTACCGGTACATGGTGTGGAAACTGTACCCGTGCAGGGGCCAGAGCCAAAAATCTGAGACTGCAGACCGATGATGGTTTTGTCTTTATCGGGATTCATGGGCCTAGTGGGCAGGATCCGTGGTCGAATGCCGTAAGTGCTGAGGTAGAGCAGTTTAAAAATGTAACCGGGGTGGATCTTGGCTGGCCTACTATGTTTATTAACAGAAATACAATGTGGGATGACAGTGAAAATTATACCGATATGTCGTTACCGTTGTCTCAGTTAAAAGCCTTCAGTAAAATAGGGATAAGAATAGGCTCTGATATATCTGGCAATACTCTGAAT
Encoded here:
- a CDS encoding DUF2795 domain-containing protein, which encodes MYWTLELASYLSDAPWPMTKAELIDYAIRTGAPMEVVENLQAIEDEGEIYESIEEVWSDYPTDEDFLWNEDEY
- a CDS encoding DUF6029 family protein, whose translation is MRKKIIYGTALLTSIRLFSQLSVNLESNSQYYIDDSKVKLSETEKEQRLRSNNYLNISYKLNKFTAGVQLEAYEPKALLNYSPALNKTNLGTYFVNYNNEKAGVDVTLGHFYEQFGSGLALRVWEDKQLGIANSLLGGKIKYTDPSQTVIMKALIGKQRLGFNLSDGLITGLDSELKLDNMIKAKDLHTSIGFSYVNKYEDNKENSKFPKNVSIYSSRMKMEYSNFAMELEYLYKTKDNIKQVNVLDPNNIFSGNAFLLNLSYATDRFGIIAGLRRLENFNFYSQRDQIGNIYHNSVLNYIPSLTKQYDYSLANIYVYQAQPRLSFLPQKKSGEIGSQLDIFYKIKKGTLLGGKYGTDLSLNISNWYGLKGTYRSYINDIRDYKTDFLALGEKYYSDQSLDIRTRLKDKWKVALVFINQYYNTYRVEETSGEVKAQTLILDNIYRFSKSSMKLELQHQWANGYHGNWAAGLFEYNFNKNWSIFANDLYNYGNSDKEKQMHYYTGGLVFRKNSTRIQASYGRQRGGLLCVGGVCRFVPESAGLSLGISTSY
- a CDS encoding Omp28-related outer membrane protein, which codes for MKKKLLFLNCVILFFLLLSSCSGSASDEGDTVATYLTISSEGGNEKLLGKSFTFRIKDNLNNDITSESEIFVNNQLINGNIYTPVEKGAYTISARYRNLPANPISVNAVINDGVNFKHRILYEDFTGTWCGNCTRAGARAKNLRLQTDDGFVFIGIHGPSGQDPWSNAVSAEVEQFKNVTGVDLGWPTMFINRNTMWDDSENYTDMSLPLSQLKAFSKIGIRIGSDISGNTLNVDARISFAQAFLGLKLAAFIVEDELVGKQKNYVPALGPPTIYDYVHHNVLRAKLTSSVAGENIPDSQTGISNEYSRSFQYSIPSDYHRDHLKIIVMVMDSNGIALNVREEKIGISNTYEFL
- a CDS encoding GDP-mannose 4,6-dehydratase, whose protein sequence is MVYLVTGGSGFIGSHLVERLLRNGHSVINIDNFDNFYDYQVKIKNTLESIGKNSDFEFSDKETDIPRLVSLTHSDQYSLYWQDIRDLKGLENIFKNHHIDMVIHLAALAGVRPSIERPLEYEEVNVRGTMNLWELCKDFHIKKFICASSSSVYGNNEKIPFAETDNVDNPISPYAATKKSGEIIGHVYHNLYHIDMIQLRFFTVYGPRQRPDLAIHKFTKLISENQEIPFYGDGNTARDYTYIDDIIDGITKSILYLENNSGIYEIVNLGENQVITLSAMVTTIEKTLGKSAIKKILPMQPGDVTKTNADITKAKDLIRYNPATDFQNGIKKFVEWFLRKRQ
- a CDS encoding TlpA family protein disulfide reductase codes for the protein MMKMTFSGLFIFCLSFFYAQDIPNVSLNTISGDRIDFSKIDSSNPVIVSFWATWCLPCMEELTAINDKYEDWKKESKFTLLAAATDDARTVSKVKTLVKSKGWPYTVLLDSNQTLKRALNINSIPHTILIHKGKVVYSHVGYSPGDEDELIKKIKEYNTSN
- a CDS encoding protein-disulfide reductase DsbD family protein; the protein is MKFRNWFLLILLFLATGINAQIKNPVKFKFTINDLGNNQYEAVLNATMESGWHIYSKDLPEDTGIPTEYKVTGKNIELIGKFTEVGKKHEEFSEAFGGTIVFYSNAAGFKQKFKLKDPTKPADVTSEITYQTCDDRVCLAPNTLEFNQKVTPKGAAEEAAAEENAAPVKDSVKVTGTVTENPAKTETAITEASKLDPKQLKIATIDFKKPLTDCGTASAKVDENYWTYLFLGFIGGLIALLTPCVFPMIPLTVSFFTKGSKNKAKGKRDALIYGFFILLIFVLLSIPFHIIDGIAGNIFNEISTSVWLNIAFFIIFIFFAGSFFGYYDITLPSSIANKSSKAEEAGGIIGIFFMALTLVIVSFSCTGPILGSLLGSAVTGSSNVPMLLTFALAGFGLAWAIIFGLLALFPQALQSLPKSGGWMNTVKVVLGFVELALALKFLSKADLVSKTFFLKRELFIAIWIIIALGLAIYLLGLIRFPHDDKKPKISITRKILGVLGIGFVIYLVQGLIPSDRPKLQLLSGILPPLNVSYFHDEKDGILGMHPEHDFFKAVELAKKEDKPILIDFTGYGCENCRKMEEFVWSEPDILPILQNDVVLASLYVDDKEELPEDQKTKIDLGDGQIKKVKTIGDRWSLFQQVNFNNNSQPHYVLITPDGKVINTPVSGYMPKEDFKKFLECGVNYYAH
- a CDS encoding DUF2797 domain-containing protein; this translates as MQFQGQILKMTSYDAKPIQYYLNLSGDLIHMNELFGKELSIKHTGFQCVNCGENKPVYRMGFCKNCFFESPYASDTIIRPELSTAHLDIAERDLEIEKQIQLQPHTVYLAYTGDVKVGVTRNTQIPTRWIDQGATFALPIARTENRYEAGMIEVALKEHLADKTNWRKMLQDDFEGEVDLADFRQKIKEYFPDDFQKFYSDGEELWMFDYPFEKPEKVSSFTLDKKPEFTGRLTGIKGQYLGFEGGNFINVRGHEGYVIELEIKN